From Chloroflexi bacterium ADurb.Bin180, one genomic window encodes:
- the rppH gene encoding RNA pyrophosphohydrolase, which produces MLDREGFRPNVGIILLNQKNQVFWGKRIRTHSWQFPQGGIDRGETPEQAMYRELHEEVGLQPEHVRVVARTRDWLRYEVPDRYIRRDARGFYKGQKQIWYLLQLLGQDWHLNLRATNHPEFDAWRWNDYWVPLDAVVEFKRGVYEMALTELARFLPRHEYRNRYLRGGMRQRDPEQGAGHQALPAVVFELPPGATFEPDPMTDPSFLPPDDASHAST; this is translated from the coding sequence ATGCTTGACCGGGAAGGCTTTCGGCCTAACGTCGGCATCATCCTGCTCAACCAGAAGAATCAGGTGTTCTGGGGCAAGCGCATCCGCACCCACAGCTGGCAGTTTCCGCAAGGCGGCATTGATCGTGGCGAAACCCCCGAACAAGCCATGTACCGCGAACTGCACGAGGAAGTGGGGCTCCAGCCGGAGCATGTGCGGGTTGTCGCCCGCACCCGCGACTGGTTGCGCTACGAGGTGCCTGACCGGTATATCCGGCGCGATGCCAGAGGCTTCTACAAAGGCCAGAAGCAGATCTGGTATCTGTTGCAACTGCTCGGTCAGGACTGGCACCTGAACCTGCGCGCGACCAACCACCCGGAATTCGACGCCTGGCGGTGGAACGACTATTGGGTTCCATTGGATGCCGTGGTGGAGTTCAAACGCGGCGTCTACGAGATGGCACTCACCGAACTCGCGCGCTTCCTGCCTCGCCACGAGTACCGCAATCGTTACCTTCGCGGAGGCATGCGTCAACGCGACCCGGAGCAGGGTGCCGGTCACCAGGCCCTGCCGGCAGTCGTCTTCGAACTGCCGCCTGGCGCAACCTTCGAGCCGGACCCGATGACCGACCCCTCTTTTCTTCCGCCGGACGATGCCAGCCATGCAAGCACGTAG